The DNA region AGCCTTCAGCCATCCAGAGCTGGCTCTTGATCTATACCCAGACTCCAGAGTAACTCAAATACTGGACCCTATTACCATATACTGCACTTAGACTATTGGACTTAAGTCTTCCTACGGCACCAGACTCAAAAGCTCAACCTCTGTAAATAATCTTGTAACTAATACAACTAAATGGgcattttttttgtaaataattGATGGAATCCTAAACTATGCTTTGCCTGTCGTTTATGTAGTGTTCACTAGGTGTTTGAAATAATCTGCTAAGATAAATGGTTAATGCATGAGAGATTGTACTATTTTAATAAATAATTCCATATCGTTTTCTGACTGTATGCATACTGTGGTCATCTTATAGGTACTCACTGTGGAATATCAAATGTAATGGTTGCATTAGTTTGAATTAGGGATCGGCTGTCATCATTTTCAAAGAAAAGGGAGATACGCAGCACATTGCTGCCACCTGCTGTTTTGAAATAGAAAATAGTTACAAAATTGCCATTTTTGAAGATGTGGACCTGAGATTTATTGTTTTGATGTTATTGATGAAACAATTCACCACTAGTGCACAATTATTAcatctgacattttcaacatcatactgtatgtacagttgatTAATGTAAAACTACCACAAAGGTGTTGAGAATATTGTGCTATGTAACTTCTATTTCcccattacagtttttctcaatcgcTTTGGCTCATTTTCTGAAACTGTCTGAACATTCTCTAAACTGTAAGTACAATTGTCACAACTGTTTTATGGGACATCACAACTCTATTGCACCTCTGCAAAAATGTAGTAACTCACCCAAAACATTTCATTCATGCTTCAAAACCTAATTACTGTGTCAGTGAATTGGCCAATGCCAccaaaatgaaaaaaaatgttGTCATCGTGTGAGCCATACTGGTCAAAATGTTTAGATGTTTTTTCACCATGACAGTCAACCCTGGAAATGTTTGTTATACACATTTCAGTTTTGTTCTACTTTTTTTGTAGACACTGACTGCTTAATATAAAATACAAGAATGTCAGTTTTGTCTAGCTGAATGCTATTGTGTATCACACTGAGCTTTTTAGATACCGACTTCAACAGTAGATAAAAGTTTACTGGGAAAAGTCAATACTGTACatttgtatgtatacagtataaaaaaaacaattgtaGCAATGTGTTACATGTAAACAGAAAATTCACATTTGCATGTTCATTTTTACATATTTCTTACATGTAAAGTCATACACAGTGAACAGAAAAGTTGACACAAAATGGTAGTTCTGTAAAAAAAACTATCAATTGTACCTCCTCGCAGTACGTAACACTACAAGTTCCCACCTTCTTGGTGGACATCCTGTCACTCTTGTTGGCCTGGCAGGTCCTTTTCCAATTTAGCAGACATCACAAACAATCCATGTCATAGATATTTATGGAATATACATGTATGTCTGACAGATTTTGATCATTCAAATGGATCATTTGGCACGTGATGGCTCACACGATGAAAGAATGCTTAGAAGTTGTGAAGAGTATGACAGTTTCACTGAGAATCAACTCGTCAGTTTTGATCAGCCATGTGCATGTAGTTATTGTGCAAATTGTAGACAATTGTACTTACTCTTTTGCACACGTGCCAAAACACGTGCAATTTGCTTAAAAGAAAAGGAAATTCAAATCTGGTGTGAACAAGAAAGTAACTGTTCAGAGATTTGTTTTGAAAAAAATAATTCTCGTTCGAGAATTGAGCCAAAGCCATTGAGAGAAACTGTAATTGAATTGTGAATATGTCCGTTTTTTATCGTTTCTGCTTAAATTGCCAAAATATTGCCTAGATTGACTGTAAACTTAAATGGAAATAAACTGAATAGAACATAAAGTATAGTTTGTATAATGAAAAACATGGAAGATTGTGTGGCGTTGTAATCATTTTAGGATGATGTTGTATGATGATACATAAAGAGCATCCTACATACTTACAGTTTTAGTCAATAGGCTAATATTAGAATTAAAGGCTGCTCCAGGAATGTTTCGGAGATAGGAATGTGTTACTCATTTCAGACAGGTTAAGAAAGTCCCTTCATTTCCAATGCATTGGAAAATGTATGTCAGAGGATATTTCAATGGTCTTCACTCTGTTTttagggaggggtgggaggagtgcCCCTGACTCAGGCCAACGTCCTCAGACACATTTGCCTCTGATGTACCCCCCACGATGACACTGGATCCTAGCCACTGTATGACACACTGGTGATGAAGAAGGTGTTCTACCCAACATAGAATGATGCAGCTTGATTCATTCAGTGCTACcaatttaacctgtaactaaaaTTGAAAAGTACATTTGTTACTGTTTTCTCTGTTGAACAAGTATGATATCTATATTGTTTCTGAAAGATAAACAAGTCTTACTATgtacagggttgggtaggttactttctaaatgtaatccattacaatTACTAGTTACTGGTCCAAAATTGTAATTGGTAATATAACTTTGGGATTACCCAACCTCAGTAACATAATCagattacttttagattactttccccttaagaggcattaaaATAAGACAAAAAGGATCATTATAGTGGTTTCTGACTTGTGCCCAGACACGCTCAGATGAAGCAAACTTAAACTTGCACCTTTTTTTCATTGCTGaaatgaatgtcattgagaaaacagaaaggggTCATCAATTGTTTTTATTGCAAACATCCTTTCTAAATTCAGTAGTAATCCAAGAAGCAataatctagtttttcaaaagtatctgtaatctgattacaatattttagctggtaaTTTAATTCATTACAGTTGCAGTTTTTAAAATTTTGATTCAGATTACATGTGCatcagttactccccaaccctgataTGTATTTCACTGCCTTTCCGAACATATACATTTTGATTTCCGTTGGCCTGAGCTTTGACCTGCATGTGGGAAGCAAGAGGGAAGAATTTAGTAAAGTGTTTGTCAGTAGCCCCACAATTTCCAGCGTCTCTCTCATTATCGCAGTGTGTCTGCAAATGTTTACAGAATCTTCATTAACTTCAAGCCCTCTAACGATAACAAAGCCTAAAACAAGACATCAATGGTCGAGATAAGAATGGCCGTGCTACTATTTCGGTTGACATGAGGCTACTGTTTACTCTAGAGCATGGGAGTGGACCCCCAGAACTATAGCCCTAGCGTAGAAGAATCTCAATTTCAACAGATTGTCACCCAAAGTCAGTTTTAAATACATAGTGGGAACTGGGAAGGTAAAGCGTGTCGATTGGGAAGGATCTGATCTGAAGATGCAGTGCTCAAGGCGTTTCCTCTTCCAGATGTGTCTGAGTTTGCTGGTGTCCACGGGCTCCTGTCGGTGCAAACCACTAAACGATGTCCTCCAAAGTGAAGATCGCGGGGGCTTCTCTGAGACTTCCGAGCAGGACCTGGTCGAAGAGGAGGACAGGTTACACAGCTTTCTGGGAACCATGAAGGAAGAGTTTCTGAGGAAACTCAATTTATCCGATGTCCCACAGGAGCACAGCAAGATATACCCGCCGCCGTTCATGATTGAACTGTACAACAAGTATGCCTCCGACACGTCCTCGATGCCTCGTTCTGATGTCATTCGCAGCTTCACCGTTCAAGGTATGTACATAGGCAAGTCAAACATGAATTTGGGGGATTTTATCAATGATCACAACATTTTCATACATAGACACTGTATTATGTATGCTTATTAAGCCTGTGTGCCTCTAAGGCTGTTGATACAAATAAGTGATATCAAATATGAAACTATGTATGCCTTTTGCCCAATGTTGCAGATGTCAGTCACTCTGAAAAAAATGGCACCAAGTCAAAACACAGACTTCTGTTCAATGTAACTGTCCCAAATCACGAAGAGGTCAACATGGCAGAACTCAGGCTGTTCACCCTGCTGGATAATAGGACAACCTCAACCTCTACCAATGGGATCGGGGCTTCAATAAAGGTCTATGAAGTGGAGTATAAAGGAAACAAGGCCATTGCCCACCTTGTGGATGGGAAAGAGGTCATTGGGACCCATCACTCTTGGGAAACTTTCGATGTGACCACTGCCATCCAGAGTTGGGTCAAGTCGGACCGCGGGGCCAGTGAGTTTGAAGTGGTGGTCGACAGGTGGGACTGTGGGCCTTTCAAAGGCGGAGGTTTGGACGTGAGCGTGGGCGTGGGCGTGAGGGATAACACGGCAGCTGCTTTGATCGTCTTCTCCGACGACCTggggagcaggaagagagaggccAAGAAGGAGCTGAGGGAGATGATAGTTCATGAGGAAGAGACACTCTTCTCAGTCAGCGACTGGCAAGGGACCGACTACAATGAGATCCCCGTGGACCTACACCCCAGGCGGAAGAGGCAGGCGGACACCAACTACTGCCGACGGACCTCCATGCGAGTCAACTTCAAAGACATCGGCTGGGACCAGTGGATCGTAGCGCCCCCTGAGTATGACGCCTTTGAGTGTAGAGGGGTGTGTTACTACCCCCTGACTGACGACATGACCCCTTCCAAACACGCCCTCATCCAGACCCTGGTCAATCTCAAGAACCCCAAAAAAGCCAACATGGCGTGTTGCGTTCCCACAAAACTCGACCCCATCACGGTCATGTACCAGGAGAATGGTGTCATCACTATACGACACCCGTACGAAGAGATGAAGGTGGCAAAGTGTGGATGTAGGTAGTGAGAGGTAACATCCATGGGGGTCCCCTTAACCCGTTACTGTaaatctgtacagttctgttgtgAGATGCATTTGAGTTATTTTATTGAGTATATGTTCAGCGAATGCACAGTCTGTCTAGAATAGCAATAAAGCCTATGATACAATATTTATAAATTATTTATGAGcgttatcattattattattagggtTTTAGAAAGTAATATAGATCATAAATTGgatctacagatgtaggatcttagttAGGTGCGCATGCAAAGCAATACACAACTCTAGATTTCTTACATactcatattattattatcatttaaTTTATTCCATTCTCTCAGACGCTTAAACGACTTAAGCTATTAACATGAATCCAACGTCCCAATGTGCAGACTGCCCCAACAGACTGGCCACCATTAGCATAAAATAACTCACCAACAATAACTCTTGAAACGTTCAAGCTGGAGACACCAAACCAACTTTCACATTTCCAGACGATTCTAATTTCAGATTCTCTAAAACTTTAATCAACTAGAACAATAAACTTTGCATAAATTAGCATAAAATAACTCACCAACAGTAACTCTTGAACAGTACAAGTTAGAGACACTAAACCAACTGTCATATGTTCAGGCTATTGTATCTTCACATTCTTTCAAATCGTAAtcaactataactatatacatgTGCATACGTTTGCATAAAATGACCCACTGACAGTAACTCTTGAACCATTTCATCTAGAGGCACCAAACCAACGTCCAGATGTTTGGGCTATCCTAATTTCAGATACTTAAAAACTTGTATcaatcagagactctgggttcgcacccaggctctgtcataaccggccgcgaccgggaggtccgtggggcgacgcacaattggcatagcgttagggagggcttggccagtagggataatatccttgtctcatcgcgcaccagcgactcctgtggcggcccgggcgcagtgcgcgctaaccaaggttgccaggtgcacggtgtttcctccgacacattggtgcggttggcttccgggttggatgcgcgctgtgttaagaagcagtgcggcttccTGAGCCCGTAccggagttgtagcgatgagacaagatagtagctactaaaactattggataccacgaaattggggagaaaaaggggtaaaattcaacaacaacaaaaaacacacacaaaaaaaactacCAATTATAACTATATATATGTGCATTCATTTACTCTTCAGCCATTCAAGCTAGAGACACTAAACCTACTTTCACATGTTCAGGCTATCCTAACTTCAAATTCTTTAACACATGTCTCAACTATGACTGAATAAATGTGCATAAAATAACTCCCCAACAGTACGTCTTAATCTGTTCAAGCTAGAAATACTGAAGCAACATTTAGATGTTCAGGCTATCCTAACTTGCAATTCTTGAAAACTTTCATAACGATACAAAATGTGCACACATTTGCATAAAATAACTCACCAAAAGTAACTCCTCAACTTTTCAAGCTTATAGGCACCAAACAAACATTCACATGTTCAGGCTATCCTAActtcaattatttatttattttttaactataACTATGGACATTTGCATACATTTACATAAAATAACCTACCAACCATAACTCTTGAACTGTTCAAGCTAGAGACACCAAACCAACTTTCACATGTTCATGCTATCGTATCAATCAAAGCAATCCTTCACCAGCTAGCATGCACATCACATTTTCTTCAGAAAATGCACTTTTCTagtttgatcactcttttgttgctgaggattttcctgcacagcaggaaatgcaaacttgtcgTGTATTGGAGTTTTTGAAAGGATTCTCAAGTTTGTCATTACCTctttgacatttcagacttgatttgccctaacaaaaaatgtagcaacccctacaaaaatgtccatgaattataatccacataataattcacatttgttgcaggattattttcctgctgtagcaacctggctcaaattaagatcctacgtcTGTATTAAGTCTGTAGTTTGATATCTATAACAAAATTAGCATGATATCAAAAGAGTTTGTACATAGTGTCATTTATTTATCAGTTGGCTATGAGGACTTATCTTGCTCTACAAGTTTTAATGGTATTAGAGTTTTAAGTATTTTTATAGCAGGGAATTTCTGATTATGACTTCTAAATTATTGCTTTGAAATAAATATGGATTGTTCTCATTAGTTTCATATTAGGGTCAGAGATTGTGGATTATAGATAAAGGTTGCACTATTACATAACAGTGCATTTCTGTGCTGCAGTTGTACTATATGAATATTCAATGTGCATTTATAAAGTTCAACTTTTGTGGAAGCTCTTCATTGAATAATGTGTAAAGAGCGCACTCTACAGGTGAACAATAAGCAGTTGTCTCAACACATCCATAAAACTTAAAACGGAGTATCTTTTTGTAACTGTGTGTTCATTTGAATGTATAATTGTTCTATAAAGTAAGGAATTGGTTTGAATGTATTATTTTTTTCTTATATATCTTACTCCTTCATTCATTTTCAGTTATTTAGAATATCTTTGTAATTATTTAAACGCAAATACTGCACACACGTATTCAGTACATGTTGATCCCAACATGTCAAAACCAGACCATATTTCAGTTGTGAACAGGTCACACATTAGTCAATACCATAGTGGTAGATAAAGGACTCCAGTGCCCAAAAGTCCATTTTAGCACGAGCAGCGCCATTGAGGACTtccaccattttgaagtagtcaactgaGTGGGATTTCCTATGCGCTTaggaaggatcacataattccatccaggtcaccaggaaggatcagccaatgaattatactcgtgatcaaacattccataactgcaggtggcagtaaagcgccaaccttggctttatacTCCAGGTGGCATTATGCACCCTTCGTAGAAAAGTTATCTTACAAACGCCATTATGGGAAAGACACAAAGTATTTGATGTCTATCTATGGTCAATGCACATCAATGTATTCTAATCAGAGGTGATGGGTCCCCTCCTAATGAAGCTAATGTTTGTCAGGAGGGGATGAAAAAGTCTGGATGTAGACACTTACATCACCACTTGAcaataaaaacaaataaagcCCAGTCTTTATTATACCACCTTACCATTAAAACACTACGTGACGTCTGATTTTAGCCTAATTAACCGAGACCACAATTGCCTAAATGAGTTCCTCCCCCTGATGACCTCCCCTCTATCCATATTAGTGCCAAACATTCCCTCTTAAATGACGCAGTGAGCAATGCAATGCCCCGGGAGTGGAGTCTTAAAATGAGAttccaggtcctgattggtcacaAAGAATCACCAGACGGGCTTATGTAAGACTGGGTATTAGAAGTTAAAGTGAGATTAACGTACATACTGTGCTGCAGCATTAGATTATATGGGGTTGCGTAATTATGGGTTGTAAAAATTCCCAGTGTTGTAAAGGCTTGTATTAGCCTGCCTTTAAATTTCCGTTTTGAACTCACTCAACCTTAAATTATATTCCAACCTAAATGAACACAGTGGAAATGTCATTAAAATCAGTgagtaaaaaaatgtaaatggtgAATATATACTGTGAGTATTTTCAAACTAATGGTAGTCCATGTTCATGTTTATAATCACTTCTGCTAAATCGTTGGTTTTCATCCTAAATCCCGTGTTCAAGGCAGTGTATCACACGTGAACACAAACTGTTTAATCATCTCATCCACTCGCCCCAGACATGACCTCATAAAGCCTGAACCTTATCTCCACCTGGCCAAACCACACTGCCTTATAACTGACTGTGGGGGCTTTCATACTAATCAGGTAGTATGTGACCTCTACAATCTTCTCTAATCTATTTTCTCTATCTCATCCTCTTTTTTTTCAAGAAAATGTGTATGACATGGTAGAGCATTTCATAGAAATTCTAATAAAGAATATGGGATGCGAAggttttttgatttgatttgatgcataAAACTAAATACATCCCGACAGAAGCCTCGTTctttacagtaatacaacaaattAAATACAGTAAAACTAGAAAAGGTACTGGCATACCCACATAACCTACTTCATAATACCTTCGATGTAACATCTCCAATTTGAGAAAAAAAatttgtctgtgtttgtctggcggaCGCACCGCAGATAATACGATTAAAGGTTTATTGAGAACAGAAGCCTCTTATGTCGTTGTTGTTGTCCGAAACCTGCCGGTGAACACCATTTTCTCCTGACAAAGGACCGTCCCTCTGAATGAATGGACCAAAAAGCAGGATAACGCAGATCAAATATAACATTCTCCACCATAATGGCAGTAAGTCGGTTCTCACAAGCGTTGCTGGTGCTTTTTTGCCATGTTCTCTACTCCAGCGCTTCTTTCCAGCCAGCTCTGGTGCTGGATATGGCGAAAATTCTCCTCGACAACTACTGCTTCCCTGAGAATCTAGTCGGGATGCAGGAGGCCATTCAGCAAGCCATCAACAGCGGAGAAATCCTCAAAATATCTGACCGCAAGACCTTAGCATCTGTGCTGACGGCTGGCGTGCAGGGTGCCCTCAATGACCCTCGGCTGACTGTGTCCTTCGAGCCAAACTTTGTCCCGGTGATGCCGCCTGctctcccatctcttcccacGGAGCAGCTCATCCGGCTGGTCAGAAACTCTGTGAAGCTGGAGTTCCTTGAGAACAATGTCGGCTACCTGAGGATCGACCGGATTATAGGGGAGGAGACCGCAGCCAAGCTTGGCCCGCTGCTCCAGGAGAACATCTGGACCAAGGTCACCCACGCCTCCTCGTTAATCTTTGATCTGCGCTACAGCACAGCTGGGGAGCTGGACGGAGTCCCTTTCATCATCTCCTACTTCTCCGACCCAGAACCTCTCATTCATATTGACACAGTGTTTGAtcggccctccaacaccactaagGAGCTATGGACTATGTCATCTATCATGGGAGAGAGGTATGGAAAGAGAAAAGACCTCATCATATTAACCAGTAAGCGTACTATGGGTGCAGCTGAGGCAATCGCCTACACTCTGAAGCATTTGAACAGGGCTATAATTGTTGGAGAGAGGTCAGCCGGGGGGTCAGTGAAAGTGCAGAAGATAAGAATAGGAGATTCTGGTTTCTACATCACAGTTCCTGTGGCCAGGTCAGTGAACCCAATAACAGGCCAAAGCTGGGAAGTGAGTGGAGTATCTCCCTCTGTAAATATCAATGCCAAGGAGGCTGTTGCCAATGCCAAAAATCTACTGGCTGTCAGGAGTGCCATTCCAAACGCTGTCCAGAGCGTCTCTGACATCATCAGGCAGTACTACTCATTCACAGACAGGGTACCGGCTCTCCTTCAACATCTGGAATCCACAGATTTTTTTTCTGTCATTTCAGAGGAGGACCTGGCAAATAAAATCAACTACGAACTGCAGTCTGTGTCAGAGGACCCTCGTCTGGTGAtcaaactgacccaagatcaccCGGTTATCATTGAGGAAGACTTTGAACCTGAGAACATACCAAACGATCCAGCATTTCTCACAAACCTGGTGGATACAGTCTTCAAAGTACGCATCTTAACTGGAAACACTGGTTATCTCCGCTTTGACAAGTTTGGAGACGTGTCAGTGATGGCCAAATTAGGAGAGCAGATTGCCCAAAAAATCTGGGAGCCCCTCAAAGACACAGAGAACCTCATCATCGATCTGCGATACAACACAGGTGGGTCCTCAGCTTCCATGGGCATCCTGCTCTCCTTCCTCCAAGACCCATCACAACAGTTCCACTTCTTCACCCTATACGACAGGATCCAGAACACCACCACTGAGTTTAACACGCTTTCcggcctcccaggcccaccctATGGGTCTAAACGGGGAGTGTACATCCTGACTAGTTACTATACTGCTGGTGCTGGGGAGGAATTTGCTTATCTGATGCAGTCTCTGCACCGTGGCACCGTCATCGGGGAAATCACATCTGGGACCCTGATGCACTCCAAGTCCTTCCAGGTGGAAGACACCGACATTGTCATCACCGTCCCCTTCATAAACATCATAGACAACAACGGGGAGTGCTGGCTAGGTGGAGGCGTGGTCCCTGACGCCATAGTGCTTGCTGAGGAGGCCGTTGACCACACCCATGAGATCATAGAGTTTCACAGGGAGGTTCGCTCACTGGTGGAGGGGACGGGGGAGCTCCTGGAAGTACACTACGCCATCCCTGAGGTTGCCAACAAGGTCAGCAGAGTGCTGCTCATCAAATGGGCCGAGGGCTCGTATCGATCGGTGGTGGACTATGAGTCTCTGGCATCCCAACTGACAGCTGACCTCCAGGAGACATCAGGTGACCACCGGCTGCACATATTCTACTGCGACATCGAACCCGAGTCTCTGCATGACATGCCAAAAATCCCAACAGCTGAGGAGGTGGGTTACATCATTGACGCGCTGTTCAAGATTGAGGTGATGCCCGGGAACGTGGGCTACTTCAGGTTCGACATGATGGCAGACATAGAAGTGATGAGAGCCATCGGCCCTGAGCTGATTAAACTGGTGTGGAGCAAGCTGGTGAACACGGACACAATGATCATCGACATGAGATACAACACAGGTGGTTACTCCACAGCCATCCCACTCCTCTGCACCTACTTCTTCGATGCTGAGCCCCTGAGGCACCTCTACACCGTATTTGATCGCTCCACAACCACCATGACCGAGGTCATGACCCTGCCTCAGATCCAGGGTCAGAGGTACGGCTCCACCAAGGATATCTACATCCTCACTAGTCACATGACGGGGTCGGCTGCCGAGGCGTTCACGCGGACCATGAAGGACCTTAACAGGGCAACGGTGATCGGGGAGCCGACCATCGGAGGGTCCCTGTCCAGTGCCACCTACCAGATCGGGAACAGTATCCTGTATGCCTCCATACCTAACCAGGTGGTCTTGAGTGCTGTTACTGGGAAAGTGTGGAGTGTTTCCGGGGTCGAGCCACACGTTGTTGCTCAGGCAAATGATGCTCTGAGTGTTGCACAGAGAATCATTGCAGCTAGGCTTTTAAAGCGAGATCAAGGGAAATAATGGTCTTGTTATTGTTTCACTTTCCTGTAAATGTTTACTTTGTTTGTCCTGTATTTGTGAATT from Oncorhynchus nerka isolate Pitt River linkage group LG16, Oner_Uvic_2.0, whole genome shotgun sequence includes:
- the LOC135561205 gene encoding retinol-binding protein 3-like; its protein translation is MAVSRFSQALLVLFCHVLYSSASFQPALVLDMAKILLDNYCFPENLVGMQEAIQQAINSGEILKISDRKTLASVLTAGVQGALNDPRLTVSFEPNFVPVMPPALPSLPTEQLIRLVRNSVKLEFLENNVGYLRIDRIIGEETAAKLGPLLQENIWTKVTHASSLIFDLRYSTAGELDGVPFIISYFSDPEPLIHIDTVFDRPSNTTKELWTMSSIMGERYGKRKDLIILTSKRTMGAAEAIAYTLKHLNRAIIVGERSAGGSVKVQKIRIGDSGFYITVPVARSVNPITGQSWEVSGVSPSVNINAKEAVANAKNLLAVRSAIPNAVQSVSDIIRQYYSFTDRVPALLQHLESTDFFSVISEEDLANKINYELQSVSEDPRLVIKLTQDHPVIIEEDFEPENIPNDPAFLTNLVDTVFKVRILTGNTGYLRFDKFGDVSVMAKLGEQIAQKIWEPLKDTENLIIDLRYNTGGSSASMGILLSFLQDPSQQFHFFTLYDRIQNTTTEFNTLSGLPGPPYGSKRGVYILTSYYTAGAGEEFAYLMQSLHRGTVIGEITSGTLMHSKSFQVEDTDIVITVPFINIIDNNGECWLGGGVVPDAIVLAEEAVDHTHEIIEFHREVRSLVEGTGELLEVHYAIPEVANKVSRVLLIKWAEGSYRSVVDYESLASQLTADLQETSGDHRLHIFYCDIEPESLHDMPKIPTAEEVGYIIDALFKIEVMPGNVGYFRFDMMADIEVMRAIGPELIKLVWSKLVNTDTMIIDMRYNTGGYSTAIPLLCTYFFDAEPLRHLYTVFDRSTTTMTEVMTLPQIQGQRYGSTKDIYILTSHMTGSAAEAFTRTMKDLNRATVIGEPTIGGSLSSATYQIGNSILYASIPNQVVLSAVTGKVWSVSGVEPHVVAQANDALSVAQRIIAARLLKRDQGK
- the LOC115144008 gene encoding growth/differentiation factor 2-like, yielding MQCSRRFLFQMCLSLLVSTGSCRCKPLNDVLQSEDRGGFSETSEQDLVEEEDRLHSFLGTMKEEFLRKLNLSDVPQEHSKIYPPPFMIELYNKYASDTSSMPRSDVIRSFTVQDVSHSEKNGTKSKHRLLFNVTVPNHEEVNMAELRLFTLLDNRTTSTSTNGIGASIKVYEVEYKGNKAIAHLVDGKEVIGTHHSWETFDVTTAIQSWVKSDRGASEFEVVVDRWDCGPFKGGGLDVSVGVGVRDNTAAALIVFSDDLGSRKREAKKELREMIVHEEETLFSVSDWQGTDYNEIPVDLHPRRKRQADTNYCRRTSMRVNFKDIGWDQWIVAPPEYDAFECRGVCYYPLTDDMTPSKHALIQTLVNLKNPKKANMACCVPTKLDPITVMYQENGVITIRHPYEEMKVAKCGCR